In bacterium, the genomic stretch GTGCCAGGGAACCCCGAGAAAACCAGGAGTGGTAGGCGAAGACTTGCCTCACGTGTCCTATACTTTGTCTGACCCTGACGCATTCGAGGATGAAGATATACTTGTTGTGGGAGTGGGTGATGCAGCGATCGAAAATGCACTTGCTCTTGCGAGTAAGAACAGGGTCGCTATTTTAAATCGTGAGGACACATTCCCGCGTGCGAAAGATGCGAATGCTGCGGCGCTGACAAGAGCTATTCAAGATAAGAAAATTGAACACGTGGTGTGGTCAAACCTCAATCGAATCGAGGAAGGAGTCACCTTCGTCGATGGTCCTGAAGGAGAGATGGCGATTAAGGCATCACAGGTCATTGTGAGGATCGGCGCTATTTTGCCTCGCCGCTTCGTAGAGTCTTGTGGGATAGAATTCCCGAACAGCGATCCGAACGCGGTTCCCGTTGTTTCTGAGCGTTATGAATCGAATGTATCTGGTTTATTTGTGGTCGGTGCGCTGATCGGATACCCCCTCATCAAACAAGCAATCAATCAGGGTCATGAAGTGATTGAACATCTCTTGGGGAATCCTGTAGTTCCTGCGGATCAAGTCTTGATTGAAGAAACGCTTGCTCCCTTAAATCAACGGTTATCACAAGACGCGAACTCGAATCTCACATTTGTGCGTGACAGTGTTCCGCTGTTCGGTCTTTTAAGCGAACCACAGTTTCGAGAATGTATCATTGATTCTACCGTGCACTGCCCAGAAGAGGGGGAGGTGCTCTTTAGAAAAAATGATTATACGGATAGTTTCTGGAGCGTGGTTCGGGGAAGTGCTCACATTGAGTTAGAGGATGGGCGCTCGATTACTGTCCCTGTGGGAGAGTTTTTTGGCGAGATGGGACTCCTGTCCGGAAGGCGTCGCTCCGCAACGGTACGTGCTGGAAGGGAGGCGATTCTCATTGAAACTCCTCGCAATCAAATGTTGAAGCTGAATAACTCCGTTGAAGAGGTAAAACGACTCCTTGATGAGCGTTTTATAAAAAATATATTAGAGTCGGCAGTCTTTCCTGAAATAGATGCCTCTTTTCTTGACCAAGTAGTCAAGAGTGCTGTGCTGCAGAGCTTTAAGAAGGGAGAACCCCTGGCTCAGGAAGGAGACGTTGGAGATTGTCTCTACGTCATTCGAAAAG encodes the following:
- a CDS encoding cyclic nucleotide-binding protein, which gives rise to MSEHYDVAIVGSGPGGLGAAANAANQKLSHILFEKNEVANTIFDYQLRKHVMAEPGKLPLRACIEFQAATREEILASWNKSLNDLAVNVRKAEVRAIVKEGEIFRISSSAGEVTATSVVLAIGCQGTPRKPGVVGEDLPHVSYTLSDPDAFEDEDILVVGVGDAAIENALALASKNRVAILNREDTFPRAKDANAAALTRAIQDKKIEHVVWSNLNRIEEGVTFVDGPEGEMAIKASQVIVRIGAILPRRFVESCGIEFPNSDPNAVPVVSERYESNVSGLFVVGALIGYPLIKQAINQGHEVIEHLLGNPVVPADQVLIEETLAPLNQRLSQDANSNLTFVRDSVPLFGLLSEPQFRECIIDSTVHCPEEGEVLFRKNDYTDSFWSVVRGSAHIELEDGRSITVPVGEFFGEMGLLSGRRRSATVRAGREAILIETPRNQMLKLNNSVEEVKRLLDERFIKNILESAVFPEIDASFLDQVVKSAVLQSFKKGEPLAQEGDVGDCLYVIRKGSVKVSRRSASGEDVTFTYLSVGHYVGEMSLLSDTPMPRTA